In Flavobacterium enshiense, the genomic stretch GACTTCACTTTTGGAAGAATACCTCAAACCAATGATTGCAGCGAACATAGACTATCTGGTTTTAGGCTGCACCCATTACCCCTACTTGATTCCTCAAATAAAAAAAATCATACCCGACCATATAAAAATCATTGATTCTGGGGAAGCTGTGGCCAAGCAAACCCAAAATATCCTTATAAAAAATAATCTGCTAAATAGTTCCGATGAAACTAAAAAGCAGATTTTTTATGCCAACAGTGACTCCACGGTTCTTAAAGACATTCTTGGATTCAACGACAATGTATTTGAAAGGGACTTTTAATTTCCCTCCTTAAACCAACTCGAATACATGACGTAATTATTGGATATACGCTCGATTTCACCGGCGAAATCAGACGTATTGATATCTTTCACCTTCTTTGCAGGGATTCCTGCGTAAATCGCCCCGGATTCCACAACGGTATTTTGTGTAACAACAGAGCCTGCCCCAATGATTGTATTGCTATTGATAACGCAATTATCCATAATAATAGCTCCCATTCCAATTAATACATTATCGTGTACTGTACAGCCGTGCACTATAGCGTTATGACCGATAGAAACATTATTCCCTATTACAGTCGGATGTTTTTGGTAAGTACAATGAATTACTGCACCGTCCTGAATGTTCACTTTGTTACCGATGGTGATCGAATGAACATCGCCGCGTACAACAGCATTAAACCAAATACTACAAGATGCCCCTAAAGTAACATCTCCAACAATGGTAGCATTATCTGCTACATAACAATCCTCCGGTATTTGAGGATATTTTCCTCTGACTTCTTTAATCAATGCCATATTATATCAAAAAAAAGTCCCGATAAACGGGACATATTAAATTTTAATTAATTTACTGCAGGACAGTTACAGTGGTAAGGCTCACGTTTACAGTTAAAGTTGAAACCTAATGTAATCTGGTGGAAACCACTGTTATCGAATTTAACAGCTTGTGATAAATAAGAATACGTGTAAGCAAACATGAAGTTTTTGTAATTTACACCAACGATTGGCGTAAAATACTGCAACGATTGGTCTTGAACAGTTCCCCCTTCATAATATTGCGTTGCATCAAAACTTCTTCTATATGAAAGACCTCCCCAAACTTTACCGAAGTCCTCCATATTTTTATAAAGTTTAAGGTTTATATCAATAGATTTCTCTTTGGTTTGCTCAAATGCTTGAAACATAACTGACGGCTCCCATAAAAGACCATCTTCGTTTCCAAAGGTATAACCTGCAGAAACAATATATTTTCTTAAATTGTCGAATTCGATATCGGTATAAATTTCACGTTTAGACTCAATTGCATTTTTAACAGTAAAATGAGCGTAAAAATCAACAAAGTGATAAGACATTCCCAAATCCACATTGAAATAAGTATAATCTTGCTTTGTACCTCCAACAACCGGATCAAATCCTTCAAATTCAGATTCGTCCAATCTACTCTGAATAATTCCGACGTTTGCTCCAAAAGAAAGCATATTCAAATCGTCATTACCTTGAGAAAAACGGATATGGTGAGCATAAGTAACTTTGGCACCTGTCTGTGAGTGATATCCGTTACGATCATTGAACACAATAGCACCAAAAGCCGATGTTCCTTCATCACCCAAAGACGTGTTAAAACTCAACGTTTGCAATGCCGGAGCATCAGCCTCACCAAACCATTGGTTACGTGCTGTCAATCTCACTTTTGCACAGTTAGAAGCTCCCGCCATGGAAGGGTGAATTAAATAATAGTTATCCGATAAATAATCTGAATAAACAGGAAGTCCC encodes the following:
- a CDS encoding gamma carbonic anhydrase family protein — translated: MALIKEVRGKYPQIPEDCYVADNATIVGDVTLGASCSIWFNAVVRGDVHSITIGNKVNIQDGAVIHCTYQKHPTVIGNNVSIGHNAIVHGCTVHDNVLIGMGAIIMDNCVINSNTIIGAGSVVTQNTVVESGAIYAGIPAKKVKDINTSDFAGEIERISNNYVMYSSWFKEGN
- a CDS encoding PorP/SprF family type IX secretion system membrane protein; the encoded protein is MNILKKRFLILALFLTQLSFSQEGLPVYSDYLSDNYYLIHPSMAGASNCAKVRLTARNQWFGEADAPALQTLSFNTSLGDEGTSAFGAIVFNDRNGYHSQTGAKVTYAHHIRFSQGNDDLNMLSFGANVGIIQSRLDESEFEGFDPVVGGTKQDYTYFNVDLGMSYHFVDFYAHFTVKNAIESKREIYTDIEFDNLRKYIVSAGYTFGNEDGLLWEPSVMFQAFEQTKEKSIDINLKLYKNMEDFGKVWGGLSYRRSFDATQYYEGGTVQDQSLQYFTPIVGVNYKNFMFAYTYSYLSQAVKFDNSGFHQITLGFNFNCKREPYHCNCPAVN